Proteins encoded within one genomic window of Jiangella mangrovi:
- a CDS encoding TetR/AcrR family transcriptional regulator: MQHIEEGRTARKRRAIIEAAAEVFLQHGYLGASMDQVAAKAAVSKQTVYKQFADKEHLFAEIIVGRTTMLGDQLARVYATLDDATDPLPALRDVGRQLLQSLSVPDVLQLRRLVIAEADRFPDVSGTWWERAFHPSLVVLGEALERMAGRGLLRELPDPTLAAYHLAGLVMYKPMNRMMFAGSAAVTPPEELEQLADSAADVFLAAYGR, translated from the coding sequence GCAGCACATAGAAGAGGGCCGCACCGCGCGCAAGCGGCGCGCCATCATCGAGGCGGCGGCCGAGGTGTTCCTGCAGCACGGCTACCTCGGGGCCAGCATGGACCAGGTGGCCGCCAAGGCCGCGGTGTCGAAGCAGACGGTCTACAAGCAGTTCGCCGACAAGGAGCATCTCTTCGCCGAGATCATCGTCGGCCGGACGACGATGCTGGGCGACCAGCTCGCCCGGGTCTACGCGACGCTGGACGACGCCACCGACCCGCTGCCGGCCCTGCGCGACGTCGGCCGCCAGCTGCTGCAGAGCCTCAGCGTGCCCGACGTGCTCCAGCTGCGCCGCCTGGTCATCGCCGAGGCGGACCGGTTCCCCGACGTGTCGGGCACCTGGTGGGAGCGTGCCTTCCATCCCTCCCTGGTGGTGCTGGGCGAGGCGCTCGAGCGCATGGCCGGCCGCGGGCTGCTGCGCGAGCTGCCGGACCCGACGCTGGCCGCCTACCATCTGGCCGGCCTCGTCATGTACAAGCCGATGAACCGGATGATGTTCGCCGGGTCCGCCGCGGTGACACCCCCGGAAGAGCTGGAGCAGCTCGCCGACAGCGCCGCCGACGTCTTCCTGGCCGCCTACGGCCGGTAG